Part of the Pieris brassicae chromosome 5, ilPieBrab1.1, whole genome shotgun sequence genome is shown below.
gtgagtttttattatttagtaactTATTCGAAACAATTcctattaaatttcaattaatatttataaagtctATGGTATATCTTAGAAAAAGTCTCAACTGTATTAACGACTATAATGAAAGTACTCCCGTAGTTTTTTCCCCGTTTCACTACGATTGATTTTGTACGCGGAAGATATTATGTCACATTTAACGTTTCTTTTAGATACGTGAAAAATATACGTAGTGATACAAAAAACGCATATCTAAGTAGCTATTCTCAAAAGAGAAATTGCTGcaacatacatttaaattcgAGATCAAAGACttataagaattttaataaaattttcagtgCCTCTTTGCGAGAAGTTCCCATCCGAAATACTTTTCCCTCATCCAACAGAAAGTTGCAAAATTTGCAAGTGTGTCGTCGAGATATTGTCATACGGTTTACCGGAGCAACGTATTTTATGTATGCCAAACCCTGAATGCGGTAAGAatgtgatatttaatttttcttaaataattagtataatatactgttgttcatttatattttacaatactaTGTTCGTTTAcgtaatatcataatataaatattttaatcttttaGAACAATCTTGGCCGGAACCAGAACCTTGGCCAATACAAGAGCTCTGGCCTCAAGGTCCTGAACCGTACCCCTATATTGAGCCAGTACCTCATGTACCAGAACTATGGCCAATTCCAGATACACTGCCGCCTGCACCTGAACCCTGGCCTATCATTGAACCATTACCACCAGCGCCAGAATTTTTGCCAGTTCCAGAACCCTTACCTCCTCCCCCTGGACCATGGCCTATTATCGATACAGAACCATGGCCAATTCCAGATATACTGCCGCCTGCACCTGAACCCTGGCCTATTATTGAACCTTTACCGCCAGCGCCAGAACCTTGGCCAGTTCCAGAACCTTTACCACGTCCCCCTGCACCTTGGCCTATTATTGAGACTGAACCATGGCCAACTCCAGATACACCGCCACCTGAATCCTGGCAAATCATCGAACCTTTACCACCAATGCCAGAACAAGTTCCCGAACCTTGGTATCCAGCTGAACCATGGCCCGTTATTGAGCCATTACCAGAACCATGGCCTTCTCCTGAATTCCTTCCATGGCCAGTACCCTCAGAACCTGAAATTTGGCCAGTTCCTGAGCCCTTACCTCCAGCTCCAGAACCTTGGCCAATACCAGGACAATATCCACCACCTCCCGAGCCATGGCCAATTCCAGAACAATATCCGCCAGCTCCCGAACCATGGCCAATTCAAGAAATACAATTGCCAGAACCTGTGCCACTTCCAGAACCACAACCATGTAAGCACCAatcaacttaaaaatatgttcatttatattttttataatgagttgttcagcaaaatattttaatttttagtaccTTGGCCACCTGTGATACCTGATACTCCACTTAGTCCTCTACCTGGCCCACCACCTcgtaagtaaaattttattctaattataattattatatagatattgcAATACCTATTACTACAATTCACCGAgccaaaaacatatttatgttGATAAATCCCTTTTTCCTATTCCAGATCAATCATGTCGACCTTATCCGCCGAACATGCCATTCCAACATCCATGGGATGATTGCAGAGTTTGTGTGTGCAGTGAGTTCCATGCGATCGGTATCACCAACATTGAAGTTAACTGTTACACAAAACCATCGTGCTGTAAGTAATGCTATGACCATAACATACTAGCCACTAAGTACCTTCAGTCATAATCATAAGTTAagtccacacatacatataataatgtcATTAAAGTCCGTTCTCTTTCCAGGCGTTGAACTACCATTCCCAGGTTTGTGtgaaatttgaatattttgacaaaattttacttttagttaACTTAATATTACTTGAGTATACTTACAGCAAAATTGGTCTGAATAGTTAACACTACATACAACTATGAATACACACCACCCACAATAATTGGTTTtcgtttttattacataataataaacatcatCTATCATAAATCTCTGACTGtcttacattaatttatttataggctCTATTTATgagtaattgtttattttctgaCATGTTTTGTTACAGAACCAAATCCTCAACCATTACCCCTCCCCCCACCAATTCAGCAAACAAGTATGTAACTAATTAAGAtaactttatttcaatattggaTTTCTAAATTGTATTCTTTTTTCAGTTCCTCAACCTATTCCATATATTGGTGAGGATGAGAATGATTTGataactttatattaacaccaaatgtgtaaaatatttcaaatagtatttttttcagaGCCACAATTTCCGGCTTCACAACTAACTTCAGGtactcaataaatatttatacgaaatatgcattcaatttaatattattttttggttCTTCAACCCATTTAGTATTAAAGTAGGAATATAAACTTCATGTTGATCATGATCAACATGATGTTTTGAATCACAACGTCATGACGTTGTGTATCTTTTGTGATTCAATAGCCCGTGTCATTATATCAGAAatcctaatataatattgcaaaataCTTGAAGCATCTGTGCTTCTTTATCATTTAGATCAGACCTGTCAATATCAAGATATCGGATCCGAATTCATAAGCCCCGAAGACGTCTGTAAAGTGTGCACCTGTCAAGTATTCGGAAACTACATAGTTCCAGTCTGTAGACGCTCTAGGAGGCCCGAATGTAAGTTAActctaataaaacatattaataggTATAATAAATACCTCGTAGTCTATATGACAGTTTTACATAAGTGAAGCTGTAGATTTAAAACGTTTCGATACTTGAAAAGCTATTAGACGAATGTGTTACGCGAatcacataaattaaataatttccattGTAATTTGAACAGCAGCGAGACATATCTATGAAACAAAGCGACTCCGTATTTTCTGCGAGTTTTCTAATTTCGTGTCTCGTTTGCTAAATTGCTTTTCTTGTCACCATTCGTCTTTTACTCTATCGCAGAtaaccatttgttttaacaaatttagaTTTTGAGAAACTAATTTTCCATTGTCTAACGACGATAAACGTTCATAATTCGCAATAAAATACTACTATTGCATTTCCAAATGCATAGTActcacttaaaatatttatttcaaaactgaCGAATGATGTGAAAACAACAaaaggtataaaataaaaatttacgacGCATCAGGCGACACGGCCGTCGAAATTGACAAACGGTCGCAAAAAGCCGGCATAACGGACCCGCCACAGGTGCTGTTAAAGGCGAAAACATGGCGGCGAATATTTGGCAGGGACCCGTCAATAACCGGCTACAGATGCCTTTAGGTAATCATCTGGCAAAAGGAGATAAATTACTTGTCCCTCACATTCGAAGTTAATCGAAAGAATTTTATGATGATTGTGTTCACTATCATAACTTTTGTTGGCATTAGATTATAGAGACCCTTAATTCAACCCAATCGTCCAGGGAAATCAAGAACCAATAAccgtaacaaataaaatactaacgGTCAATCATTCACCGCGCTAAGTATATTGCGACAACAGTCCTAAAGCCAACTCAATCACGATTTCATCTATATACTTTTGATTTCAGGTGCGGCATCCACGGGTAAGCTTCGTTAATTCACAAATTGGATATTTTATTGACACATGTAGCTgatgcttttattttttttagatctgAAGCCGTTTAACAACGTGGTGTTTATTGGTGAGAAAGAATTTTATAGCAAATGTCTATTGTAAtcgaattatatttacaacattGCAGAGCACCTGATGACAACTCCACGGCTGTGGATATAAAGCGAAGCCtatcatttaaattagttaattgtgtaccagtttcatgatcatttgttaaactgataggcaagtaggtgatcagctctCTGTTCCCGACAGTGaagagtgttggcctagtggcttcagcgtgcgactctcatccctgaggtcgtaggttcgatccccggctgtgcaccaatggattttctttctatgtacacatttaacattagttccaacggtgatggaaaacatcgtgcgGAAACCGGGTTGCCTTTGACCCAAAAATCGAcgacgtgcgtcaggcacagaaggctgatcacctacttgcctattcgtttaacaaatgatcatgaaacggatacagaagcccagacctaaaaaggttgttgcgccattgattttttattgtttaccaGAAAGTCCTTAATATTTAGTCGTGTTACTAATACGGTATTAGagaatcaataaattaataaaatatttgaggTATAAAGTGACATTGAACAAATAAACTGAAAATTAACTTTGTGTTTCAGAGCCAACGTGTCGTTATCGACTCCCGAATCAGGCATACGTTGTGGATTGCAACGTGTGTTTCTGTCACCCTGTTTTTAATTACGTCATCGCTCGCTGTACCCCACAACCTAACTGTGgtattttatttcgtttttaatCAACTACAGACCTACTTTCCCAAGCTgtcctaaattattttactttacagaATCAATGTTAcgaatatttagttttagattcAAACAGTATTAaggtaataaaatactaaaggctataatttttatacgtGAAATACAAAAGcggcataaataaaattcacatACAAACTCACATAAGTTCATTTTGAATTCAATATAGTGAGCGAAGTCGCGGATAAAATTGAATGTAGTATGAACAGTAATATTgccataaattattgtattccgTTGTGCCCGGGCTTAAAGATAACTTCGGACTTTCTGATTTTTTGTGAGCGCCTCGAGAATCCTATAATTTACGAAATTTGGTTTCTCAGTAAaaagtttacaatatttttcatgaactttcatgttacattaaaaaagtgttcacataaaaaatcaaacatttaacacatttttttgtctatattataacacaagataaaaattgtaattttcagaTACTGTACCAGCATTTGCACCGGGAGGAACATTCAGCAATGCAGAAGCGAGTGCAAATGCGTATTTTGATTCATACGGATCAGGTGGTTCCTCTTTGGCTCAAGCAACATCTAATTCCCTTTATAACTCGGCATCATCAGAAGCTACCGCCATCGCACATGCTCAGTCAAACGTGAACTCAAATATGGGAGGCAGCTCCGCCTACGCTGAAAGCTCGTCCAATTCAGGCAATAAATATCCCTATGGCATCAATTTTCCCGGATCACATGATATTTCAGCATCCGCCCAAGCTAATACCTTAGTGAATGTGCCAAATATCAATTCGTATCCGTACTATGATGACAATTACTATGCTACAGCTCAAAGTCAAGCCGCTGAACAAGCGGCGTACTCCCAAGCAATGGCCAGTGCAACGCAGAATTCCTTCAATCATTTGAGCGGTCAATCGTATGGATCAGCAGAAGCGTTAGCTAATAGTCAATATGGTCTGTATGGAGGGACTCCCTACTATAGCGGAATGCCTGACGTAAGTCAAATGCAACCCGGATCTCTGACGACATCTGAACTTTATTCAGGTCTATACCAAAATCCCCAAACGACAGGAATGTATCAAGCGGGTATGTCTGGATGGGACAATTCAGTAAGCCAACAAAGCACAAGTAAGttctttatgtaaatattaatttaaatttttaatacccATATTGAGTGACATATAAGCCATTTATTCAAATTGAACTAATAATTAACGAAAAATTCGATTTCGATagttaatagtaatattagtATGCGCCGAAATTAATTCTCGGTAATTATTATAACCGCATATTACGAATTCAGCTGTAATTTTTGGATTCATTACAGCCGGCTTAAAATTCGTAAGCGTTCCAAACATATGTATCCTACTTAATCATCTTTGCGTATTTGTCGTGTGAAAGTGACTTCTACGCGAGTAAACGCCGAAATTCCATTAGCTGAATGTATTTGACACGTCCCTGTGTAAATTACGAAATGAAACACAATATTTGCGACATTGtgttaatttcaataatttctcCCCTTCTCTTTGAAGACAAACAGTAATTAACAGgttttattttggtttaagTCTGCAGTAATATTACGGGGTAGAAACATTGATTAAcacaagaaaatatataaacaattatagatTCAACATAAATCCATAGAATGTATAGtgacaaaaatttatatttgactataaacaaaaataataattaatatgatttcatataatataactgtttttataactaaatgaAAGCAATATAgtaaagaaataaagttttaactaATCTGATGTTAGGCAATATTAAACCGTTCAATGTCGCTTTTTCTATGACTAAAAATTTAGTTCAACAAGCGAGttcttaaagtatttttattgtttaggtTTGCAGAGTTTGCGGCAAATTTCGGCGATTTCCGGTCGACCGTTAATACGTTCCGGTAGGTTCTGAGAGTTATTTCTTGTTATTCGTAACTCGGTAAGTATTATTGATGCTTTGCTCCGTATTTGCCTAAGGGATTAAAACTTTCgggatatttaaaatatattagaatcAGATGTCGTCAAATTCCATTTAATCTAACTTTGAAGACCCCGCATTTTTGGCTACAACTTTTAATTGCGGGACTTAACTCAGAAATCCAACAAGTAATGTTTATGGATTAAGTAAGgtaaaacacacacacattattTCAGGCATTTGTCGATTGCAGTAGAAAAATCATTTTGATCTGACAAAGATTTGATTTTCCTTAAAAACTTACTAACATATAATGTAGAAAACCAacatttggaaataaatagaataattttc
Proteins encoded:
- the LOC123709959 gene encoding uncharacterized protein LOC123709959 isoform X2, which gives rise to MRGGVIGSISFLAFLLFHCSNGQNILLNSQTQDLKENLGEVKASNEDVTLKSTESDFQNNISDRNDNDISTKPESRILSETDQALFSSLHVTENKEEENLSNQSLKSAQDEENDINAEEKSAYSSAIATTSNSFGSSNSFAQATASSSGGYGSIPPYKNHLPNSASSLAQAYGNSNAQATASSQGNSYYRSTPGFAPPSPSLGLGSSLADFNAQSTGYGRWNPLVSSYLSGESYASGMAQAQSDYESPYGLDFHKPDFSYASATADSSGWGPYGPGTYPDQSYTAEAQAQASISVGFYEPGRARQFLPQEYIIPHSTSGRDEIVCMRAGGLYSILTLDNRCLICTCSEVLGQLMPVCVGCDSCFALPLPEPEPEPLPVPIPVPPPQPQLSCSPLPDDTPFQNPLNPCQICICAHVFNAIGQPDIQIDCQETPACRLPTDITPIPPIPEPPVPVPMPLCEKFPSEILFPHPTESCKICKCVVEILSYGLPEQRILCMPNPECEQSWPEPEPWPIQELWPQGPEPYPYIEPVPHVPELWPIPDTLPPAPEPWPIIEPLPPAPEFLPVPEPLPPPPGPWPIIDTEPWPIPDILPPAPEPWPIIEPLPPAPEPWPVPEPLPRPPAPWPIIETEPWPTPDTPPPESWQIIEPLPPMPEQVPEPWYPAEPWPVIEPLPEPWPSPEFLPWPVPSEPEIWPVPEPLPPAPEPWPIPGQYPPPPEPWPIPEQYPPAPEPWPIQEIQLPEPVPLPEPQPLPWPPVIPDTPLSPLPGPPPHQSCRPYPPNMPFQHPWDDCRVCVCSEFHAIGITNIEVNCYTKPSCCVELPFPEPNPQPLPLPPPIQQTIPQPIPYIEPQFPASQLTSDQTCQYQDIGSEFISPEDVCKVCTCQVFGNYIVPVCRRSRRPECAASTDLKPFNNVVFIEPTCRYRLPNQAYVVDCNVCFCHPVFNYVIARCTPQPNCDTVPAFAPGGTFSNAEASANAYFDSYGSGGSSLAQATSNSLYNSASSEATAIAHAQSNVNSNMGGSSAYAESSSNSGNKYPYGINFPGSHDISASAQANTLVNVPNINSYPYYDDNYYATAQSQAAEQAAYSQAMASATQNSFNHLSGQSYGSAEALANSQYGLYGGTPYYSGMPDVSQMQPGSLTTSELYSGLYQNPQTTGMYQAGMSGWDNSVSQQSTSLQSLRQISAISGRPLIRSGPGLCNYSGDKYHHNCQACFCFQDGNGSLFTLCLGSPCAK
- the LOC123709959 gene encoding uncharacterized protein LOC123709959 isoform X5, producing the protein MRGGVIGSISFLAFLLFHCSNGQNILLNSQTQDLKENLGEVKASNEDVTLKSTESDFQNNISDRNDNDISTKPESRILSETDQALFSSLHVTENKEEENLSNQSLKSAQDEENDINAEEKSAYSSAIATTSNSFGSSNSFAQATASSSGGYGSIPPYKNHLPNSASSLAQAYGNSNAQATASSQGNSYYRSTPGFAPPSPSLGLGSSLADFNAQSTGYGRWNPLVSSYLSGESYASGMAQAQSDYESPYGLDFHKPDFSYASATADSSGWGPYGPGTYPDQSYTAEAQAQASISVGFYEPGRARQFLPQEYIIPHSTSGRDEIVCMRAGGLYSILTLDNRCLICTCSEVLGQLMPVCVGCDSCFALPLPEPEPEPLPVPIPVPPPQPQLSCSPLPDDTPFQNPLNPCQICICAHVFNAIGQPDIQIDCQETPACRLPTDITPIPPIPEPPVPVPMPLCEKFPSEILFPHPTESCKICKCVVEILSYGLPEQRILCMPNPECEQSWPEPEPWPIQELWPQGPEPYPYIEPVPHVPELWPIPDTLPPAPEPWPIIEPLPPAPEFLPVPEPLPPPPGPWPIIDTEPWPIPDILPPAPEPWPIIEPLPPAPEPWPVPEPLPRPPAPWPIIETEPWPTPDTPPPESWQIIEPLPPMPEQVPEPWYPAEPWPVIEPLPEPWPSPEFLPWPVPSEPEIWPVPEPLPPAPEPWPIPGQYPPPPEPWPIPEQYPPAPEPWPIQEIQLPEPVPLPEPQPLPWPPVIPDTPLSPLPGPPPHQSCRPYPPNMPFQHPWDDCRVCVCSEFHAIGITNIEVNCYTKPSCCVELPFPEPNPQPLPLPPPIQQTIPQPIPYIEPQFPASQLTSDQTCQYQDIGSEFISPEDVCKVCTCQVFGNYIVPVCRRSRRPECAASTDLKPFNNVVFIEPTCRYRLPNQAYVVDCNVCFCHPVFNYVIARCTPQPNCDTVPAFAPGGTFSNAEASANAYFDSYGSGGSSLAQATSNSLYNSASSEATAIAHAQSNVNSNMGGSSAYAESSSNSGNKYPYGINFPGSHDISASAQANTLVNVPNINSYPYYDDNYYATAQSQAAEQAAYSQAMASATQNSFNHLSGQSYGSAEALANSQYGLYQNPQTTGMYQAGMSGWDNSVSQQSTSLQSLRQISAISGRPLIRSGPGLCNYSGDKYHHNCQACFCFQDGNGSLFTLCLGSPCAK
- the LOC123709959 gene encoding uncharacterized protein LOC123709959 isoform X3; this translates as MRGGVIGSISFLAFLLFHCSNGQNILLNSQTQDLKENLGEVKASNEDVTLKSTESDFQNNISDRNDNDISTKPESRILSETDQALFSSLHVTENKEEENLSNQSLKSAQDEENDINAEEKSAYSSAIATTSNSFGSSNSFAQATASSSGGYGSIPPYKNHLPNSASSLAQAYGNSNAQATASSQGNSYYRSTPGFAPPSPSLGLGSSLADFNAQSTGYGRWNPLVSSYLSGESYASGMAQAQSDYESPYGLDFHKPDFSYASATADSSGWGPYGPGTYPDQSYTAEAQAQASISVGFYEPGRARQFLPQEYIIPHSTSGRDEIVCMRAGGLYSILTLDNRCLICTCSEVLGQLMPVCVGCDSCFALPLPEPEPEPLPVPIPVPPPQPQLSCSPLPDDTPFQNPLNPCQICICAHVFNAIGQPDIQIDCQETPACRLPTDITPIPPIPEPPVPVPMPLCEKFPSEILFPHPTESCKICKCVVEILSYGLPEQRILCMPNPECEQSWPEPEPWPIQELWPQGPEPYPYIEPVPHVPELWPIPDTLPPAPEPWPIIEPLPPAPEFLPVPEPLPPPPGPWPIIDTEPWPIPDILPPAPEPWPIIEPLPPAPEPWPVPEPLPRPPAPWPIIETEPWPTPDTPPPESWQIIEPLPPMPEQVPEPWYPAEPWPVIEPLPEPWPSPEFLPWPVPSEPEIWPVPEPLPPAPEPWPIPGQYPPPPEPWPIPEQYPPAPEPWPIQEIQLPEPVPLPEPQPLPWPPVIPDTPLSPLPGPPPHQSCRPYPPNMPFQHPWDDCRVCVCSEFHAIGITNIEVNCYTKPSCCVELPFPEPNPQPLPLPPPIQQTKPQFPASQLTSDQTCQYQDIGSEFISPEDVCKVCTCQVFGNYIVPVCRRSRRPECAASTDLKPFNNVVFIEPTCRYRLPNQAYVVDCNVCFCHPVFNYVIARCTPQPNCDTVPAFAPGGTFSNAEASANAYFDSYGSGGSSLAQATSNSLYNSASSEATAIAHAQSNVNSNMGGSSAYAESSSNSGNKYPYGINFPGSHDISASAQANTLVNVPNINSYPYYDDNYYATAQSQAAEQAAYSQAMASATQNSFNHLSGQSYGSAEALANSQYGLYGGTPYYSGMPDVSQMQPGSLTTSELYSGLYQNPQTTGMYQAGMSGWDNSVSQQSTSLQSLRQISAISGRPLIRSGPGLCNYSGDKYHHNCQACFCFQDGNGSLFTLCLGSPCAK
- the LOC123709959 gene encoding uncharacterized protein LOC123709959 isoform X4, with the protein product MRGGVIGSISFLAFLLFHCSNGQNILLNSQTQDLKENLGEVKASNEDVTLKSTESDFQNNISDRNDNDISTKPESRILSETDQALFSSLHVTENKEEENLSNQSLKSAQDEENDINAEEKSAYSSAIATTSNSFGSSNSFAQATASSSGGYGSIPPYKNHLPNSASSLAQAYGNSNAQATASSQGNSYYRSTPGFAPPSPSLGLGSSLADFNAQSTGYGRWNPLVSSYLSGESYASGMAQAQSDYESPYGLDFHKPDFSYASATADSSGWGPYGPGTYPDQSYTAEAQAQASISVGFYEPGRARQFLPQEYIIPHSTSGRDEIVCMRAGGLYSILTLDNRCLICTCSEVLGQLMPVCVGCDSCFALPLPEPEPEPLPVPIPVPPPQPQLSCSPLPDDTPFQNPLNPCQICICAHVFNAIGQPDIQIDCQETPACRLPTDITPIPPIPEPPVPVPMPLCEKFPSEILFPHPTESCKICKCVVEILSYGLPEQRILCMPNPECEQSWPEPEPWPIQELWPQGPEPYPYIEPVPHVPELWPIPDTLPPAPEPWPIIEPLPPAPEFLPVPEPLPPPPGPWPIIDTEPWPIPDILPPAPEPWPIIEPLPPAPEPWPVPEPLPRPPAPWPIIETEPWPTPDTPPPESWQIIEPLPPMPEQVPEPWYPAEPWPVIEPLPEPWPSPEFLPWPVPSEPEIWPVPEPLPPAPEPWPIPGQYPPPPEPWPIPEQYPPAPEPWPIQEIQLPEPVPLPEPQPLPWPPVIPDTPLSPLPGPPPHQSCRPYPPNMPFQHPWDDCRVCVCSEFHAIGITNIEVNCYTKPSCFPQPIPYIEPQFPASQLTSDQTCQYQDIGSEFISPEDVCKVCTCQVFGNYIVPVCRRSRRPECAASTDLKPFNNVVFIEPTCRYRLPNQAYVVDCNVCFCHPVFNYVIARCTPQPNCDTVPAFAPGGTFSNAEASANAYFDSYGSGGSSLAQATSNSLYNSASSEATAIAHAQSNVNSNMGGSSAYAESSSNSGNKYPYGINFPGSHDISASAQANTLVNVPNINSYPYYDDNYYATAQSQAAEQAAYSQAMASATQNSFNHLSGQSYGSAEALANSQYGLYGGTPYYSGMPDVSQMQPGSLTTSELYSGLYQNPQTTGMYQAGMSGWDNSVSQQSTSLQSLRQISAISGRPLIRSGPGLCNYSGDKYHHNCQACFCFQDGNGSLFTLCLGSPCAK